A window of the Podarcis raffonei isolate rPodRaf1 chromosome 4, rPodRaf1.pri, whole genome shotgun sequence genome harbors these coding sequences:
- the PLCXD2 gene encoding PI-PLC X domain-containing protein 2 — protein sequence MALESSSSSAHWMGSLPSALSALPLANLAIPGSHDSFSYWVDEKSPVGPDQATAIKRLAKISLVRKVMKKWSVTQNLTFKEQLEGGIRYFDLRVSSKPGEAGQEIYFIHGLFGIKVWDGLMEINTFLEHHPKEVIFLDFNHFYAMDNNHHAYLISRIQEVFGSRLCPKECVENVTLQNLWEKQQQVLIFYHHCFYEQHPFLWPGNKIPAPWANTTNVHKLLQFLDTTRGERAKQGTFHVSQAILTPRVKTIARNLIRGLKNTLVHKNLPSILDWVKLQKPGVMGVNIITSDFVELVDFAATVIALNELLLEDNES from the exons GGTCACATGATTCCTTCAGCTACTGGGTTGATGAGAAATCTCCCGTGGGACCAGATCAAGCCACAGCGATCAAGCGGTTGGCTAAAATCTCTTTGGTGAGGAAGGTAATGAAGAAATGGTCAGTGACACAAAACCTAACATTCAAGGAGCAGCTTGAAGGTGGAATCCGCTACTTTGACCTCCGTGTATCTTCCAAACCAGGCGAAGCAGGTCAAGAAATCTACTTCATACATGGTTTGTTTGGAATCAAAGTATGGGATGGGCTGATGGAGATCAACACCTTCCTAGAACACCACCCTAAGGAAGTGATCTTCCTGGATTTCAACCATTTCTACGCTATGGATAACAATCACCATGCATACCTGATCAGCAGGATCCAAGAGGTTTTTGGATCAAGACTCTGCCCAAAGGAGTGTGTGGAAAACGTGACATTACAAAACCTCTGGGAAAAGCAACAGCAG GTTCTCATTTTCTACCATCATTGTTTCTATGAACAACATCCCTTTCTGTGGCCCGGGAATAAAATCCCAGCACCATGGGCAAATACGACCAACGTACATAAACTGCTGCAGTTCTTGGACACTACTCGTGGGGAACGAGCAAAACAAGGAACTTTTCATGTTTCTCAAGCTATTCTTACACCAAGGGTCAAAACCATTGCACGGAATCTCATCCGTGGCCTGAAAAACACACTTGTTCACAA GAACCTCCCTTCAATTCTGGACTGGGTGAAGCTGCAGAAACCAGGCGTCATGGGCGTTAACATAATTACATCAGATTTTGTGGAGCTAGTTGACTTTGCAGCTACCGTAATTGCATTGAATGAGCTTCTCCTAGAAGACAATGAATCCTGA